In Acinetobacter sp. WCHAc010034, a genomic segment contains:
- a CDS encoding TetR/AcrR family transcriptional regulator: MEQKKSTQKRHQLLNAALDVFSLYGFSGASLDEIAQIAEMHKSNIFYYYENKEALYVEVLTTVLQKWLAPLQMLEADLEPEEAIANYLMQKIEVSRTQPKASRLFALEVIQGAPHILEILKGPLKKLVKRKAKVILMWQEQGKISKEIDPELFILNIWAITQNYADFATQMEMVTGKTLRNRSMQQRIIKHTVHMMLYGAIPRSGE; encoded by the coding sequence ATGGAACAAAAAAAAAGTACCCAAAAACGCCACCAGCTGCTGAATGCCGCTCTGGATGTTTTTTCCCTCTACGGATTTAGCGGGGCAAGCCTGGATGAAATCGCGCAGATTGCAGAGATGCATAAGTCGAATATTTTCTATTACTATGAAAATAAAGAAGCGCTGTATGTCGAAGTTCTGACAACAGTTCTGCAGAAATGGCTGGCGCCGCTGCAAATGCTGGAAGCAGACTTAGAGCCGGAAGAGGCGATTGCCAATTACCTGATGCAGAAAATTGAAGTGTCGCGCACCCAGCCGAAAGCTTCGCGCCTATTTGCGCTGGAAGTAATTCAGGGCGCGCCGCATATTCTGGAAATCCTGAAAGGCCCGCTGAAGAAGCTGGTGAAGCGCAAAGCGAAAGTCATTCTGATGTGGCAAGAGCAGGGCAAAATTTCCAAAGAAATTGACCCTGAGCTTTTCATCCTGAATATCTGGGCCATTACCCAGAACTATGCGGATTTCGCTACGCAGATGGAAATGGTCACCGGCAAAACCCTGCGCAACCGCAGCATGCAGCAGCGCATCATTAAGCATACAGTGCATATGATGCTGTACGGCGCAATTCCGCGCAGCGGAGAATAA
- the ssuD gene encoding FMNH2-dependent alkanesulfonate monooxygenase encodes MKIFWFIPTHGDSRYLGTSKGARAVDHAYMKQIAAAADSLGYEGVLIPTGRSCEDPWLTAASLIDATKRLKFLVALRPGVTTPALAARMAATLDRLSNGRVLLNLVTGGDEQELKGDGVYEDHAARYETAAEYTAIWREILTRSHSGESFSFHGERLSVDGAKLLYPPVQQPYPPLWFGGSSDAAVELAAAQVDTYLTWGEPPAAVKEKIEHVKAKAAAKGRELNYGIRLHVIVRETNAQAWQAADELIQYVDDATIAAAQQKFSSMDSVGQRRMAELHNGDRSRLEVSPNLWAGVGLVRGGAGTALVGDPETVAARIQEYADLGISTFIFSGYPHLEEAIRFAELVFPLLPLEIQQKLAQPNLTGPFGEIVANSYTPDESPKRTQEPA; translated from the coding sequence ATGAAAATTTTCTGGTTTATCCCAACGCATGGCGACAGCCGCTACCTAGGCACCAGCAAAGGCGCGCGCGCAGTGGATCATGCCTATATGAAGCAGATCGCCGCTGCTGCCGACAGCTTGGGCTATGAAGGCGTTTTAATCCCGACAGGCCGCTCATGTGAAGACCCCTGGCTGACCGCGGCCAGCCTGATTGACGCCACAAAGCGCCTGAAGTTTCTGGTGGCGCTGCGCCCCGGCGTGACCACGCCGGCGCTGGCTGCCCGCATGGCGGCCACGCTTGACCGCCTGTCCAATGGCCGGGTTTTGCTGAATCTGGTCACCGGCGGCGATGAGCAGGAGCTGAAAGGCGATGGCGTGTATGAAGACCACGCCGCGCGCTATGAAACGGCAGCCGAATACACCGCCATCTGGCGTGAAATCCTGACCCGCTCGCACAGCGGTGAAAGCTTCAGCTTCCATGGCGAACGCCTCAGCGTAGATGGCGCCAAACTGCTTTATCCGCCGGTGCAGCAGCCCTACCCGCCGCTGTGGTTCGGCGGCTCTTCAGACGCTGCCGTAGAATTGGCGGCAGCGCAAGTCGACACCTACCTGACCTGGGGCGAACCGCCGGCAGCCGTCAAAGAAAAAATAGAGCATGTCAAAGCCAAAGCGGCAGCCAAAGGCCGCGAACTGAATTACGGCATCCGCCTGCATGTGATTGTGCGCGAAACCAATGCGCAGGCATGGCAGGCTGCTGATGAGCTGATCCAGTATGTGGACGATGCCACCATCGCCGCTGCCCAGCAGAAATTCAGCAGCATGGATTCTGTCGGCCAGCGCCGCATGGCGGAACTGCACAACGGCGACCGCAGCCGGCTGGAAGTTTCTCCGAACCTGTGGGCCGGCGTCGGCCTGGTCCGCGGCGGCGCCGGCACAGCGCTGGTCGGCGACCCGGAAACGGTGGCGGCCCGCATTCAGGAATATGCCGATCTGGGCATCAGCACCTTTATTTTTTCCGGCTATCCGCATCTGGAGGAAGCCATCCGCTTTGCTGAGCTGGTGTTCCCGCTGCTGCCGCTGGAAATTCAGCAAAAGCTGGCGCAGCCGAATCTGACTGGCCCCTTCGGCGAAATTGTCGCAAACAGCTACACGCCGGATGAAAGCCCAAAGAGAACTCAGGAACCGGCTTGA